The following is a genomic window from Staphylococcus saccharolyticus.
ACATATAATCTTGAAAGTTCACGTGTAGAAATCTCTGAATTCACATATAGAATGGTAGAAATACCTTGGTCAACATGTGTTTGAATCGTTGACACTAAATCAATCAATTTCATTTGATCCGTGTTAAATGCAGATTTGTAATACCACATTGTTTCTGGTGATAAGAAAGGCATAGGATAGAACGTTTCTGCATTACCATACGTACGACGTTCGATTTGATCAACAATTGGCATCACAGAACTTGTTGCATTTTGGACATAAGAGATGCTTTGTGTAGGCGCAATTGCAAGTCTATATGCATGATAAAGTCCATAATGTTCTACTTTTTCTTGTAATTCTCTCCAATCTTTAGATGTTGGAATGAAGAATCCATCAAACAGTTGACATACCTTTTCAAATTTAGGTTGGAATTCCTGAGAAGTGTAGAATTCAAAATATTTACCATTAGCATAATCCGATTGGTCAAAGCCTTGGTATTTTTCTCCACGTTCTTTAGCAATTTCCATTGAACGTTCAATGGAATAATAATTCATCATCATAAAGAAGATATTTACAAAATCTTTAGCTTCTTCAGATTCATAACCAATTTTATTTTTAGCTAAATATCCATGCAAATTCATGACACCTAAACCAACTGAATGTAATTCACTGTTTGCCTTTTTAACGCCTGGAGCATTCTGAATATTAGCTTCATCACTTACTACTGTTAGTGCATCCATACCTGTATAAACAGAGTCTCTGAACTTTCCAGATTCCATTACATTCACGATATTTAATGAACCTAAATTACAAGAAATATCTCGTTTAATATCATCTTCAGTGCCATAGTCATTAATAATTGATGTTTCTTGTAATTGGAAAATTTCTGTACACAAATTACTCATTTTAATTTGACCAATATTAGAGTTTGCATGAACTTTATTCGCATTATCTTTAAACATGAGATATGGATATCCTGATTGTAATTGAGTTTGTGCAATCATATTTAACATTTCACGTGCATCTTTTTTCTTCTTCTCAATATTTGAATTAGCAACCATATCTTCGTAATACTTT
Proteins encoded in this region:
- the nrdE gene encoding class 1b ribonucleoside-diphosphate reductase subunit alpha, which codes for MKTMEEKKYNHIELNNEVTKRKDNGFFNLEKDQESLKVYLEEIHDKMIYFDDEIERLHYLVDNHFYFDVFEKYSEAELREITEFAKSIHFRFASYMSASKFYKDYALKTNDKRQFLEDYNQHVAIVALYLANGDMKQAKQFISAMVEQRYQPATPTFLNAGRARRGELVSCFLLEVDDSLNSINFIDSTAKQLSKIGGGVAINLSKLRARGEAIKGIKGVAKGVLPVAKALEGGFSYADQLGQRPGAGAVYLNIFHYDVEEFLDTKKVNADEELRLSTISTGLIVPSKFFDLAKEGKEFYMFAPHTVKQEYGVTLDDIDLEKYYEDMVANSNIEKKKKDAREMLNMIAQTQLQSGYPYLMFKDNANKVHANSNIGQIKMSNLCTEIFQLQETSIINDYGTEDDIKRDISCNLGSLNIVNVMESGKFRDSVYTGMDALTVVSDEANIQNAPGVKKANSELHSVGLGVMNLHGYLAKNKIGYESEEAKDFVNIFFMMMNYYSIERSMEIAKERGEKYQGFDQSDYANGKYFEFYTSQEFQPKFEKVCQLFDGFFIPTSKDWRELQEKVEHYGLYHAYRLAIAPTQSISYVQNATSSVMPIVDQIERRTYGNAETFYPMPFLSPETMWYYKSAFNTDQMKLIDLVSTIQTHVDQGISTILYVNSEISTRELSRLYVYAHYKGLKSLYYTRNKLLSVEECTSCAI